One Nitrospirota bacterium genomic window, TGAAACCATGACAGTGGGACGTGGAAGCCGGTTAGACGAAAAGCTGGGCTGGTTCACCGGTGAACCGGTTTGCGGGTGGGCGAGGCCATCTCCGCAGGATATTCGACTCAGTTTCACCAACAGATCGGCGATCCTGATCAGTTCGCGTTAAGGAGCGAGCTATGGTGACACGTTCGTTGCTGGCACTGTTGATGTCCGGAATGTCCCTCGTGTTCACTCCGACCTCTGTCAACGCCGTCTCGATTTCGGCCCCAATGGCAACGGTCGGTGTCGGCGACACCTTTACCATTCCGATCTCGATTGCCGGGGCCACGGAAGTGACCTCCTGGCAATTCGACCTGGCGTTTGACCCGACCATTGTTCAGGCCAACTCCGTGGCGGAAGGGTCATTCATGTCGGCGTTCGGTCTGACCCTGTTCGGCCCGGGTGTCATCGATAACGGGGCCGGGCTGATCAGCCTTGTCACCAATGCCTACATCGATCTGCCGCCCAATCCGTTCGGCGACGGAGTATTGGCCGATATCGAGTTCACCGCGCTGGCGCCGGGCGTGTCGTCGCTGAGCTTTTCAAACGTATTTCTCAATTTCTCGGACCAAGGCTTCGACATCGCAAATGGTC contains:
- a CDS encoding cohesin domain-containing protein, translating into MLALLMSGMSLVFTPTSVNAVSISAPMATVGVGDTFTIPISIAGATEVTSWQFDLAFDPTIVQANSVAEGSFMSAFGLTLFGPGVIDNGAGLISLVTNAYIDLPPNPFGDGVLADIEFTALAPGVSSLSFSNVFLNFSDQGFDIANGQMVSGSQTVPEPATLALLASGLALFGTRRLVRLRGKEKPQ